A single window of Nyctibius grandis isolate bNycGra1 chromosome Z, bNycGra1.pri, whole genome shotgun sequence DNA harbors:
- the ARSK gene encoding arylsulfatase K isoform X2 encodes MRGGGPLGRAGLALLLMAAAPWAGARPRPGGQPRPSVVLVACDSLDGRLTFYPGNLTVDLPFINFMKRYGTVFLNAYTNSPICCPSRAAMWSGLFTHLTESWNNFKGLDPEYVTWMDLMEKHGYRTQKFGKLDYTSGHHSVSNRVEAWTRDVDFLLRQEGRPMVKLTGDRKHVRVMEADWRNTDKAVNWIKEEVINLTQPFVLYLGLNLPHPYPSPYMGENFGSSTFLTSPYWLEKVAYETIKIPKWSSLSEMHPVDYYSSYTKNCTGEFTKQEVRNIRAFYYAMCAETDAMLGEIISALRDTGLLKTTIVIFTADHGELALEHRQFYKMSMYEGSSHVPLLVMGPGVKEQQRVPNVVSLVDMYPTMLDIARIPVPQNLSGYSLIPLLRGKAENEVSPRRPRPSWVLSEFHGCNVNSSTYMLRTGKWKYIAYSDGRSVLPQLFDLTADPDELTNVAIKFPVTVHSLDKMLRSIVNYPKVSASVQEYNKRQFISWKQSLGQNYSNVVANLRWHQDWLKEPKKYENAIDKWLGQSK; translated from the exons ATGCGGGGCGGCGGGCCGCTGGGGCGGGCCGGGCTGGCGCTGCTCCTCATGGCCGCCGCGCCCTGGGCGGGGGCAAGGCCGCGGCCCGGGGGCCAGCCGCGGCCCAGCGTGGTGCTGGTGGCCTGCGACTCCCTG GATGGGCGCTTGACATTTTATCCAGGAAATCTGACTGTGGATTTGCCTTTCATAAATTTTATGAAAAGATATGGCACTGTCTTTCTCAATGCCTATACCAATTCTCCAATTTGTTGTCCTTCCCGCGCAG ctatGTGGAGTGGTCTTTTCACTCATTTAACAGAATCTTGGAATAACTTCAAAGGTCTAGATCCAGAATATGTAACGTGGATGGATCTCATGGAGAAGCACGGCTACCGCACACAGAAGTTTGGGAAATTGGACTATACTTCTGGACATCATTCAGTAAG CAACCGTGTGGAAGCCTGGACTAGAGATGTTGACTTCCTGCTCCGGCAAGAAGGGAGACCCATGGTAAAGCTTACTGGTGACAGGAAGCATGTGAGAGTGATGGAAGCAGATTGGCGGAATACTGATAAAGCAGTAAATTGGATAAAAGAAGAAGTCATTAACCTTACTCAACCATTTGTTCTTTACTTGGGCCTAAATTTACCACACCCATATCCATCACCCTACATGGGAGAAAATTTTGGATCCtctacatttttaacatctcccTATTGGCTTGAAAAG GTAGCTTATGAAACTATTAAAATACCCAAGTGGTCTTCTCTTTCAGAGATGCATCCAGTAGACTATTACTCATCTTACACCAAGAATTGCACAGGAGAGTTTACAAAGCAAGAAGTAAGAAATATTAGAGCATTTTATTATGCTATGTGTGCAGAGACAGATGCCATGCTGG gtgAGATTATTTCAGCTCTGAGAGATACTGGGCTTCTTAAAACAACAATCGTCATATTCACTGCAGATCATGGAGAACTTGCTCTGGAACACCGGCAGTTCTATAAAATGAGCATGTATGAAGGAAGTTCCCATGTTCCTCTTTTAGTTATGGGGCCAGGAGTAAAAGAACAGCAGCGAGTGCCAAATGTGGTATCTCTCGTGGATATGTATCCTACTATGCTTG ATATAGCAAGAATTCCTGTCCCGCAGAACCTCAGTGGATATTCTCTTATACCACTGCTACGTGGAAAGGCTGAAAATGAAGTGTCACCCAGGAGGCCTCGGCCCTCGTGGGTGTTGAGTGAGTTCCACGGATGCAACGTGAATTCTTCCACATACATGCTTCGAACTGGCAAATGGAAATACATCGCGTACTCAGATGGCCGTTCAGTACTTCCACAGCTGTTTG ACCTTACTGCCGATCCAGATGAGCTAACAAACGTTGCCATAAAATTCCCAGTAACTGTACATTCTTTGGACAAAATGCTCCGCTCTATTGTGAACTATCCAAAggtttctgcttctgttcagGAGTATAACAAAAGGCAGTTTATCAGTTGGAAACAAAGTTTGGGTCAGAATTACTCAAATGTTGTTGCCAACCTTAGGTGGCATCAAGACTGGTTAAAGGAACCAAAAAAATATGAGAATGCAATTGACAAGTGGCTTGGTcaaagtaagtaa
- the ARSK gene encoding arylsulfatase K isoform X4, protein MEYPRCNRVEAWTRDVDFLLRQEGRPMVKLTGDRKHVRVMEADWRNTDKAVNWIKEEVINLTQPFVLYLGLNLPHPYPSPYMGENFGSSTFLTSPYWLEKVAYETIKIPKWSSLSEMHPVDYYSSYTKNCTGEFTKQEVRNIRAFYYAMCAETDAMLGEIISALRDTGLLKTTIVIFTADHGELALEHRQFYKMSMYEGSSHVPLLVMGPGVKEQQRVPNVVSLVDMYPTMLVPFSCNLNVKKRQIRQDECENMKNHLCHLLSLQAAYIARIPVPQNLSGYSLIPLLRGKAENEVSPRRPRPSWVLSEFHGCNVNSSTYMLRTGKWKYIAYSDGRSVLPQLFDLTADPDELTNVAIKFPVTVHSLDKMLRSIVNYPKVSASVQEYNKRQFISWKQSLGQNYSNVVANLRWHQDWLKEPKKYENAIDKWLGQSK, encoded by the exons atggaataccctcgttg CAACCGTGTGGAAGCCTGGACTAGAGATGTTGACTTCCTGCTCCGGCAAGAAGGGAGACCCATGGTAAAGCTTACTGGTGACAGGAAGCATGTGAGAGTGATGGAAGCAGATTGGCGGAATACTGATAAAGCAGTAAATTGGATAAAAGAAGAAGTCATTAACCTTACTCAACCATTTGTTCTTTACTTGGGCCTAAATTTACCACACCCATATCCATCACCCTACATGGGAGAAAATTTTGGATCCtctacatttttaacatctcccTATTGGCTTGAAAAG GTAGCTTATGAAACTATTAAAATACCCAAGTGGTCTTCTCTTTCAGAGATGCATCCAGTAGACTATTACTCATCTTACACCAAGAATTGCACAGGAGAGTTTACAAAGCAAGAAGTAAGAAATATTAGAGCATTTTATTATGCTATGTGTGCAGAGACAGATGCCATGCTGG gtgAGATTATTTCAGCTCTGAGAGATACTGGGCTTCTTAAAACAACAATCGTCATATTCACTGCAGATCATGGAGAACTTGCTCTGGAACACCGGCAGTTCTATAAAATGAGCATGTATGAAGGAAGTTCCCATGTTCCTCTTTTAGTTATGGGGCCAGGAGTAAAAGAACAGCAGCGAGTGCCAAATGTGGTATCTCTCGTGGATATGTATCCTACTATGCTTG TTCCCTTTTCCTGTAATCTGAATGTCAAAAAAAGGCAGATACGCCAAGATGAATGTGAAAACATGAAGAATCATCTCTGTCACCTATTATCTCTTCAGGCTGCAT ATATAGCAAGAATTCCTGTCCCGCAGAACCTCAGTGGATATTCTCTTATACCACTGCTACGTGGAAAGGCTGAAAATGAAGTGTCACCCAGGAGGCCTCGGCCCTCGTGGGTGTTGAGTGAGTTCCACGGATGCAACGTGAATTCTTCCACATACATGCTTCGAACTGGCAAATGGAAATACATCGCGTACTCAGATGGCCGTTCAGTACTTCCACAGCTGTTTG ACCTTACTGCCGATCCAGATGAGCTAACAAACGTTGCCATAAAATTCCCAGTAACTGTACATTCTTTGGACAAAATGCTCCGCTCTATTGTGAACTATCCAAAggtttctgcttctgttcagGAGTATAACAAAAGGCAGTTTATCAGTTGGAAACAAAGTTTGGGTCAGAATTACTCAAATGTTGTTGCCAACCTTAGGTGGCATCAAGACTGGTTAAAGGAACCAAAAAAATATGAGAATGCAATTGACAAGTGGCTTGGTcaaagtaagtaa
- the ARSK gene encoding arylsulfatase K isoform X1, whose amino-acid sequence MRGGGPLGRAGLALLLMAAAPWAGARPRPGGQPRPSVVLVACDSLDGRLTFYPGNLTVDLPFINFMKRYGTVFLNAYTNSPICCPSRAAMWSGLFTHLTESWNNFKGLDPEYVTWMDLMEKHGYRTQKFGKLDYTSGHHSVSNRVEAWTRDVDFLLRQEGRPMVKLTGDRKHVRVMEADWRNTDKAVNWIKEEVINLTQPFVLYLGLNLPHPYPSPYMGENFGSSTFLTSPYWLEKVAYETIKIPKWSSLSEMHPVDYYSSYTKNCTGEFTKQEVRNIRAFYYAMCAETDAMLGEIISALRDTGLLKTTIVIFTADHGELALEHRQFYKMSMYEGSSHVPLLVMGPGVKEQQRVPNVVSLVDMYPTMLVPFSCNLNVKKRQIRQDECENMKNHLCHLLSLQAAYIARIPVPQNLSGYSLIPLLRGKAENEVSPRRPRPSWVLSEFHGCNVNSSTYMLRTGKWKYIAYSDGRSVLPQLFDLTADPDELTNVAIKFPVTVHSLDKMLRSIVNYPKVSASVQEYNKRQFISWKQSLGQNYSNVVANLRWHQDWLKEPKKYENAIDKWLGQSK is encoded by the exons ATGCGGGGCGGCGGGCCGCTGGGGCGGGCCGGGCTGGCGCTGCTCCTCATGGCCGCCGCGCCCTGGGCGGGGGCAAGGCCGCGGCCCGGGGGCCAGCCGCGGCCCAGCGTGGTGCTGGTGGCCTGCGACTCCCTG GATGGGCGCTTGACATTTTATCCAGGAAATCTGACTGTGGATTTGCCTTTCATAAATTTTATGAAAAGATATGGCACTGTCTTTCTCAATGCCTATACCAATTCTCCAATTTGTTGTCCTTCCCGCGCAG ctatGTGGAGTGGTCTTTTCACTCATTTAACAGAATCTTGGAATAACTTCAAAGGTCTAGATCCAGAATATGTAACGTGGATGGATCTCATGGAGAAGCACGGCTACCGCACACAGAAGTTTGGGAAATTGGACTATACTTCTGGACATCATTCAGTAAG CAACCGTGTGGAAGCCTGGACTAGAGATGTTGACTTCCTGCTCCGGCAAGAAGGGAGACCCATGGTAAAGCTTACTGGTGACAGGAAGCATGTGAGAGTGATGGAAGCAGATTGGCGGAATACTGATAAAGCAGTAAATTGGATAAAAGAAGAAGTCATTAACCTTACTCAACCATTTGTTCTTTACTTGGGCCTAAATTTACCACACCCATATCCATCACCCTACATGGGAGAAAATTTTGGATCCtctacatttttaacatctcccTATTGGCTTGAAAAG GTAGCTTATGAAACTATTAAAATACCCAAGTGGTCTTCTCTTTCAGAGATGCATCCAGTAGACTATTACTCATCTTACACCAAGAATTGCACAGGAGAGTTTACAAAGCAAGAAGTAAGAAATATTAGAGCATTTTATTATGCTATGTGTGCAGAGACAGATGCCATGCTGG gtgAGATTATTTCAGCTCTGAGAGATACTGGGCTTCTTAAAACAACAATCGTCATATTCACTGCAGATCATGGAGAACTTGCTCTGGAACACCGGCAGTTCTATAAAATGAGCATGTATGAAGGAAGTTCCCATGTTCCTCTTTTAGTTATGGGGCCAGGAGTAAAAGAACAGCAGCGAGTGCCAAATGTGGTATCTCTCGTGGATATGTATCCTACTATGCTTG TTCCCTTTTCCTGTAATCTGAATGTCAAAAAAAGGCAGATACGCCAAGATGAATGTGAAAACATGAAGAATCATCTCTGTCACCTATTATCTCTTCAGGCTGCAT ATATAGCAAGAATTCCTGTCCCGCAGAACCTCAGTGGATATTCTCTTATACCACTGCTACGTGGAAAGGCTGAAAATGAAGTGTCACCCAGGAGGCCTCGGCCCTCGTGGGTGTTGAGTGAGTTCCACGGATGCAACGTGAATTCTTCCACATACATGCTTCGAACTGGCAAATGGAAATACATCGCGTACTCAGATGGCCGTTCAGTACTTCCACAGCTGTTTG ACCTTACTGCCGATCCAGATGAGCTAACAAACGTTGCCATAAAATTCCCAGTAACTGTACATTCTTTGGACAAAATGCTCCGCTCTATTGTGAACTATCCAAAggtttctgcttctgttcagGAGTATAACAAAAGGCAGTTTATCAGTTGGAAACAAAGTTTGGGTCAGAATTACTCAAATGTTGTTGCCAACCTTAGGTGGCATCAAGACTGGTTAAAGGAACCAAAAAAATATGAGAATGCAATTGACAAGTGGCTTGGTcaaagtaagtaa
- the ARSK gene encoding arylsulfatase K isoform X3, which yields MKRYGTVFLNAYTNSPICCPSRAAMWSGLFTHLTESWNNFKGLDPEYVTWMDLMEKHGYRTQKFGKLDYTSGHHSVSNRVEAWTRDVDFLLRQEGRPMVKLTGDRKHVRVMEADWRNTDKAVNWIKEEVINLTQPFVLYLGLNLPHPYPSPYMGENFGSSTFLTSPYWLEKVAYETIKIPKWSSLSEMHPVDYYSSYTKNCTGEFTKQEVRNIRAFYYAMCAETDAMLGEIISALRDTGLLKTTIVIFTADHGELALEHRQFYKMSMYEGSSHVPLLVMGPGVKEQQRVPNVVSLVDMYPTMLVPFSCNLNVKKRQIRQDECENMKNHLCHLLSLQAAYIARIPVPQNLSGYSLIPLLRGKAENEVSPRRPRPSWVLSEFHGCNVNSSTYMLRTGKWKYIAYSDGRSVLPQLFDLTADPDELTNVAIKFPVTVHSLDKMLRSIVNYPKVSASVQEYNKRQFISWKQSLGQNYSNVVANLRWHQDWLKEPKKYENAIDKWLGQSK from the exons ATGAAAAGATATGGCACTGTCTTTCTCAATGCCTATACCAATTCTCCAATTTGTTGTCCTTCCCGCGCAG ctatGTGGAGTGGTCTTTTCACTCATTTAACAGAATCTTGGAATAACTTCAAAGGTCTAGATCCAGAATATGTAACGTGGATGGATCTCATGGAGAAGCACGGCTACCGCACACAGAAGTTTGGGAAATTGGACTATACTTCTGGACATCATTCAGTAAG CAACCGTGTGGAAGCCTGGACTAGAGATGTTGACTTCCTGCTCCGGCAAGAAGGGAGACCCATGGTAAAGCTTACTGGTGACAGGAAGCATGTGAGAGTGATGGAAGCAGATTGGCGGAATACTGATAAAGCAGTAAATTGGATAAAAGAAGAAGTCATTAACCTTACTCAACCATTTGTTCTTTACTTGGGCCTAAATTTACCACACCCATATCCATCACCCTACATGGGAGAAAATTTTGGATCCtctacatttttaacatctcccTATTGGCTTGAAAAG GTAGCTTATGAAACTATTAAAATACCCAAGTGGTCTTCTCTTTCAGAGATGCATCCAGTAGACTATTACTCATCTTACACCAAGAATTGCACAGGAGAGTTTACAAAGCAAGAAGTAAGAAATATTAGAGCATTTTATTATGCTATGTGTGCAGAGACAGATGCCATGCTGG gtgAGATTATTTCAGCTCTGAGAGATACTGGGCTTCTTAAAACAACAATCGTCATATTCACTGCAGATCATGGAGAACTTGCTCTGGAACACCGGCAGTTCTATAAAATGAGCATGTATGAAGGAAGTTCCCATGTTCCTCTTTTAGTTATGGGGCCAGGAGTAAAAGAACAGCAGCGAGTGCCAAATGTGGTATCTCTCGTGGATATGTATCCTACTATGCTTG TTCCCTTTTCCTGTAATCTGAATGTCAAAAAAAGGCAGATACGCCAAGATGAATGTGAAAACATGAAGAATCATCTCTGTCACCTATTATCTCTTCAGGCTGCAT ATATAGCAAGAATTCCTGTCCCGCAGAACCTCAGTGGATATTCTCTTATACCACTGCTACGTGGAAAGGCTGAAAATGAAGTGTCACCCAGGAGGCCTCGGCCCTCGTGGGTGTTGAGTGAGTTCCACGGATGCAACGTGAATTCTTCCACATACATGCTTCGAACTGGCAAATGGAAATACATCGCGTACTCAGATGGCCGTTCAGTACTTCCACAGCTGTTTG ACCTTACTGCCGATCCAGATGAGCTAACAAACGTTGCCATAAAATTCCCAGTAACTGTACATTCTTTGGACAAAATGCTCCGCTCTATTGTGAACTATCCAAAggtttctgcttctgttcagGAGTATAACAAAAGGCAGTTTATCAGTTGGAAACAAAGTTTGGGTCAGAATTACTCAAATGTTGTTGCCAACCTTAGGTGGCATCAAGACTGGTTAAAGGAACCAAAAAAATATGAGAATGCAATTGACAAGTGGCTTGGTcaaagtaagtaa
- the RFESD gene encoding Rieske domain-containing protein yields MLDLAILILHFFICLLISVAIWRRPKDVDLQRSSTGTVETAPDGLILIGKEDDIKRSQRATAKVNGREVVIFYHEGKFHAMDSRCYHEGGPLCLGEIEDINGQACIVCPWHKYKITLETGEGLYEGINPLEPSPAPQWNSKGVKQRIHKVTIDNGNVYVSPPDLSVSFDSDYFADKFKNSGDLAMEKQSNSQAAEQAVARKQESS; encoded by the exons ATGCTGGACCTCGCTATTCTGATCCTCCATTTCTTCATCTGCTTGCTCATCTCCGTTGCGATCTGGCGCAGACCTAAG gaTGTGGATTTGCAGAGGTCAAGCACAGGAACAGTTGAAACGGCGCCAGATGGTCTTATATTAATTGGCAAAGAAGATGACATAAAGAGGTCCCAAAGAGCAACAGCCAAAGTCAATGGCAGAGAAGTTGTAATTTTCTACCATGAAGGGAAATTCCATGCTATGGACTCTCGCTGCTACC ATGAAGGAGGCCCTTTATGTCTTGGAGAAATAGAG GATATCAATGGTCAAGCATGCATTGTTTGTCCTTGGCATAAGTACAAAATTACTTTGGAAACAGGAGAAGGATTATACgaaggaataaaccctttggaGCCATCACCAGCACCACAGTGGAATTCAAAAGGAGTCAAACAAAGGATTCATAAAGTCACAATAGACAATGGAAACGTTTATGTGAGTCCTCCAGATTTGTCTGTAAGCTTTGACTCCGATTATTTTGCTGATAAGTTCAAAAATAGTGGTGATTTAGctatggaaaaacaaagcaactcaCAAGCAGCAGAGCAAGCTGTGGCCAGAAAGCAAGAATCCTCGTGA